DNA from Krasilnikovia cinnamomea:
GAGACGTGGATCAGCCTGTACCTGGCGATCACCAAGAACCCCCACCGCGCCAGGTTCGTCTACAACGCCGGTACCGGTGCGGTCGATCTGACCTGGCGTACGGAACAGAACCAGCCGTCGATCGACGCGGCCAGCCGGGTCTTCGACACCATCAACCGGCGACAGGCCACCATCTACCGCAGCGACCTGTTCGGCGTGTGCAAGGTCTGGGGCGACGACCTCACGTACCACCCGCTCGGCGGCTGCGTCCTCGACCAGGCGACCGACAACTACGGCCGGCTGCCCGGGCATCCCGGCCTGTACGTCATGGACGGTTCGTTGATTCCCGGCAGCACCGGTGTCAACCCGTTCGTCACGATCACCGCCCTGGCGGAACGCAACATCGAAAAGATCATCAGCACCGATCTGCCGTAGGTCAGGTCGGACCGTTCAGCCCAAGGAGGAACGCGATGCCAAAGGTCAGCGTCTCGACGGATGCTACGGCCGAACCGCAGCGGGTCTGGCAGCTGGTCGTGGACCTGTCCCGAGTCGCCGAGTGGAACACGATGCACGAGGGCTTCACCGGTGAGGTACCGGCGAGCCTCGGCGCCGGTGCGACGTACCGGCAGCGGGTGAAGCTGATGGGGATGCCCGCGGAGATGGCCTGGCGGGTGACCGACGCGGTAGCGGCGCAGCGTCTCGAACAGTCCGGTGACGGTCCGATGGGCGTCAAGGCCAAGAGCCGTCTCGTGATCGAGCCGTCCGGCGACGGCTCACAGATCACGTACGAGATGGAGTTCACCGGCCCGGCGCTGGCCGGCCCGATGGCCGG
Protein-coding regions in this window:
- a CDS encoding type II toxin-antitoxin system Rv0910 family toxin → MPKVSVSTDATAEPQRVWQLVVDLSRVAEWNTMHEGFTGEVPASLGAGATYRQRVKLMGMPAEMAWRVTDAVAAQRLEQSGDGPMGVKAKSRLVIEPSGDGSQITYEMEFTGPALAGPMAGMLEKQAGAATQESLTRLAALLG